In Kordiimonas pumila, a single genomic region encodes these proteins:
- a CDS encoding rod-binding protein: MQTQIFNVAQSQLMDAQSLAAKARVDSSSSALKNANKDSLREAAEDFEAVFIAQMMKPMFDTINREGGSMSGGSAEEIYQSMMVEEVGKSIAKSGGIGIADNVYRELLKLQEH; this comes from the coding sequence ATGCAAACCCAGATATTCAATGTAGCGCAATCACAGCTTATGGACGCCCAGTCCCTTGCGGCAAAAGCAAGGGTGGACAGCAGTTCATCTGCTCTAAAAAACGCTAATAAAGACTCTCTTAGAGAAGCAGCTGAAGATTTTGAAGCCGTTTTTATTGCGCAAATGATGAAACCAATGTTTGACACAATTAACCGCGAGGGTGGCTCTATGTCAGGCGGTTCAGCAGAAGAAATATATCAGTCCATGATGGTTGAAGAAGTTGGCAAATCTATCGCTAAGAGTGGCGGCATAGGTATTGCCGACAATGTTTACCGTGAACTTCTTAAGCTACAGGAGCACTAA
- a CDS encoding flagellar basal body P-ring protein FlgI: MVNANRFTLIFSALIALAFMAGTSVQAATSRIKDIVAIEGIRENQLIGYGLVVGLNGTGDTLRNAPYTEQSLTAMLERLGVNAKGTTMRPENIAAVMVTANLPAFSRQGTRIDVSVSSMGDASNLSGGTLIATPLMGADGEVYAVAQGAVATAGFAAAGEAGSVVQGVPTNGRIANGGIVEREIPFELRDMSSLKLSLHNPDLTTARRIATAINGYLQNDIARSLDPATVLLTRPIGYRLSMVDLLTDIEKLSVQPENKARVIIDERTGIIVMGNEVRINSVAIAQGNLVIRISEQPQVSQPGAFSQGGQTEVVQRSAVDVEETGTEHIAVLPPSVTLQELVDGLNSLKIGPRDMIAILQALKAAGAMQAELQVM, from the coding sequence ATGGTAAATGCAAATCGATTCACACTCATATTCTCTGCTCTTATTGCTCTGGCATTCATGGCTGGAACATCAGTGCAAGCAGCGACTTCTCGCATTAAGGATATTGTTGCAATTGAGGGAATCCGCGAAAACCAATTGATCGGTTACGGTCTGGTTGTGGGCCTTAACGGTACAGGTGATACACTCCGTAATGCGCCATATACCGAGCAAAGCCTAACAGCCATGCTGGAACGGCTCGGCGTAAACGCCAAAGGCACAACAATGCGCCCGGAAAATATTGCCGCTGTTATGGTAACAGCAAACCTCCCTGCATTTTCACGCCAAGGCACACGTATAGATGTTTCTGTTAGCTCAATGGGTGATGCGAGCAATCTCTCTGGCGGCACACTGATTGCCACGCCATTAATGGGTGCAGACGGCGAAGTGTATGCGGTTGCCCAAGGCGCGGTTGCAACAGCTGGTTTTGCGGCCGCAGGTGAAGCGGGCTCTGTTGTTCAAGGTGTACCAACAAACGGTCGCATTGCAAACGGTGGTATTGTTGAGCGGGAAATCCCTTTTGAACTACGTGATATGTCATCGCTCAAACTATCTCTTCATAACCCAGACCTGACGACAGCACGCCGTATTGCAACCGCCATTAACGGGTATTTACAAAATGATATTGCTCGGTCGCTTGATCCTGCAACTGTGCTGCTAACGCGCCCAATTGGGTACCGCCTATCTATGGTAGATCTGCTAACAGACATTGAAAAATTAAGCGTTCAACCTGAAAATAAAGCACGGGTTATTATTGATGAACGTACCGGCATTATTGTTATGGGCAATGAAGTACGCATTAATTCAGTCGCCATTGCACAGGGCAACCTTGTCATTCGTATTTCCGAGCAACCCCAAGTATCCCAGCCTGGCGCCTTTTCACAAGGCGGCCAAACCGAAGTCGTACAACGTTCAGCCGTTGATGTTGAGGAAACAGGCACAGAGCATATCGCGGTTCTGCCACCCTCCGTTACACTGCAAGAACTGGTGGATGGCCTAAACTCACTCAAAATTGGTCCCCGTGACATGATCGCTATTCTGCAGGCTTTAAAAGCCGCAGGGGCCATGCAAGCTGAATTGCAGGTGATGTAA